The following proteins come from a genomic window of Phnomibacter ginsenosidimutans:
- a CDS encoding SusC/RagA family TonB-linked outer membrane protein — protein sequence MKRWMKSATVAGLLCTMTAGAQLPDRGMLRGQVLDTEDRKPLPGATILQYRDRQQVTADAAGRFVVPVRWTGDTLLVSFTGYAPLIRYIGRRDSGQELRLMLEPLDATLAAVTVTTGMQELRRERSTGSFDRVGQALLNRGVSADVLSRLEGVASSVLTSTSSGGNRSISVRGVSTLRQSMTDPLVILDNFPYAGDVSNINPEDVLDVTILKDAAAASIWGARAGNGVIVIRTKKAGMQQPLRVQVNSQYTQTAVPRLMDLPVMGTADFIATEQWLFEKGYFNAALNNTTTRPVVSPVVELLQRQRLGLVDATTVAATLEGWAARDVRRSFLEHVYQPAGMQQHHVQLTMGGPQLSMLLSGSYNRQSASLQGDGQERLTGRLELTGKPNKRLELGAGMLFTGTKQWQRNAGGYGELSIGGGKSTAIYPYYAFYDADGVAVPYEKDYRQGYTDTAGGGLLAMWKYYPLAERELQLTERGQQHVVLRMHARLQLHRYVQAELRWQQEQGWQQREQAWDGEAYYVRNLRNRFSSLQNGQVTSALPAGGILDREEGRQLLNQWRLQLNTDVERHDWGLHAIAGAELRQMDSRSAAGRYYGYDAQTLSSAQVNYLQVYPLYGNVGAASQLPVNQAQSGLADRFVSVYGNAGLQWRRQYQLNMSVRKDAANLLGVGTNKRGVPLFSVGLGWQPTAAAWWRWQWVDRWQLRATYGSSGNVDNSVSPLTTITYYPAAGSIVNQPYAGIRTPANAALRWEQVYQWNVGMDVAMWQQRITGSVEWYEKRSKDLLIPVVPDPTTGQSLVTMNAGRMRVRGVDVQLMTALLRGKTELRIDWLLNWNKSLITEYPLSSTVGNTLVGMEQTINPRAGFPAYGVYSYVMTGLDAATGNPVGRLDGMASQQYGTIISSTVSDSLWFHGSSRPDFFGSVRPSVGRGGWKLSVNVLWKWGHYYRNRSVHYQNLFASWVTHADWAKRWQQPGDELRTQVPSMLYPNSSLRDNFYSNSTVLVERANSIRLQDVQVSYDLPKRWCKRLQLQQCNWYGLWQPGILLYKANSRGVDPEWPDGLRQPLAWTVGLRVGM from the coding sequence ATGAAAAGATGGATGAAGAGTGCGACAGTGGCGGGGCTGCTGTGCACCATGACGGCTGGGGCGCAATTGCCCGACCGGGGCATGCTGCGGGGGCAGGTGCTGGATACGGAGGACCGCAAGCCCTTGCCGGGGGCCACGATTTTACAATACCGGGACCGGCAGCAGGTGACGGCAGATGCTGCGGGGCGGTTTGTGGTGCCGGTGCGCTGGACGGGTGATACCCTTTTGGTGTCGTTTACGGGCTATGCGCCGCTGATACGGTATATCGGGCGGCGAGACAGCGGGCAGGAGCTACGGTTGATGCTGGAGCCCCTGGATGCCACGCTGGCGGCGGTAACGGTGACTACGGGCATGCAGGAATTGCGGCGGGAGCGAAGTACGGGATCCTTTGACCGTGTGGGGCAGGCCTTGCTGAACAGGGGTGTGTCGGCGGATGTGCTGAGCCGGCTGGAAGGGGTGGCGAGCAGTGTGCTGACGAGTACGAGCAGTGGCGGCAACCGGAGTATATCGGTACGGGGGGTGAGTACCCTGCGGCAATCGATGACCGATCCGCTGGTGATACTCGACAATTTTCCGTATGCGGGGGATGTGTCGAACATCAATCCGGAGGATGTGCTGGATGTGACCATTTTGAAGGATGCCGCTGCGGCCAGTATCTGGGGTGCCAGGGCAGGGAATGGCGTGATTGTGATCAGGACCAAGAAGGCGGGTATGCAGCAGCCATTGCGGGTACAGGTAAACAGCCAGTATACGCAAACGGCGGTGCCGAGGCTGATGGACCTGCCAGTGATGGGCACGGCCGATTTTATAGCCACGGAGCAATGGTTGTTTGAGAAGGGGTATTTCAATGCGGCGCTGAACAATACGACGACGCGGCCGGTGGTTTCGCCGGTGGTGGAGTTGCTGCAGCGGCAGCGGCTGGGGCTGGTGGATGCCACAACGGTAGCCGCCACGCTGGAAGGGTGGGCGGCAAGAGATGTGCGGCGGTCGTTTCTGGAGCATGTGTATCAGCCGGCGGGTATGCAGCAGCACCATGTGCAGCTGACGATGGGCGGGCCGCAGCTGAGCATGCTGCTGAGTGGCAGTTATAACCGACAGTCGGCCAGCCTGCAGGGCGACGGGCAGGAGCGGCTGACGGGGCGGCTGGAGCTGACCGGCAAGCCCAACAAACGGCTGGAGCTGGGGGCGGGCATGCTGTTTACGGGTACGAAGCAGTGGCAGCGGAATGCCGGTGGCTATGGGGAGCTGTCGATTGGTGGCGGAAAGTCGACTGCGATTTATCCTTACTATGCGTTTTATGATGCGGATGGGGTGGCGGTGCCGTATGAAAAAGATTACCGGCAGGGCTATACAGATACGGCTGGTGGCGGTCTGCTGGCGATGTGGAAATACTATCCGTTGGCCGAGCGGGAGCTGCAGCTGACGGAGCGGGGGCAGCAGCATGTGGTGCTGCGGATGCATGCCCGGTTGCAATTGCACCGTTATGTGCAGGCGGAGCTGCGCTGGCAGCAGGAGCAGGGTTGGCAGCAGCGGGAGCAGGCCTGGGATGGGGAGGCGTATTATGTGCGGAATTTGCGGAACCGGTTTAGCAGCCTGCAAAACGGGCAGGTGACGAGTGCTTTGCCTGCCGGCGGGATACTGGACCGGGAGGAGGGGCGGCAGTTGCTGAACCAATGGCGGCTGCAGTTGAATACGGATGTGGAGCGGCATGACTGGGGGCTGCATGCGATAGCCGGAGCGGAGCTGCGGCAGATGGACAGCCGGAGTGCTGCGGGCCGGTATTACGGGTATGATGCGCAGACCTTGAGTTCGGCGCAGGTGAATTACCTGCAGGTATATCCGTTGTATGGCAATGTGGGGGCGGCGAGCCAGCTGCCGGTGAATCAGGCGCAGTCGGGATTGGCGGACCGGTTTGTGTCGGTGTACGGCAATGCGGGCTTGCAGTGGCGCAGGCAATACCAGCTGAATATGAGTGTGCGGAAGGATGCCGCCAATTTGCTGGGGGTAGGCACCAATAAGCGGGGCGTGCCGTTGTTTTCGGTGGGCTTGGGCTGGCAGCCTACGGCGGCGGCGTGGTGGCGCTGGCAATGGGTAGACCGATGGCAGCTGCGGGCTACTTATGGCAGTAGTGGTAATGTAGACAACAGTGTGTCGCCGCTGACTACGATTACCTATTACCCTGCGGCAGGGAGTATTGTGAACCAGCCGTATGCGGGTATCCGTACGCCGGCCAATGCCGCTTTGCGGTGGGAGCAGGTGTATCAGTGGAATGTGGGTATGGATGTGGCGATGTGGCAGCAGCGGATAACGGGGAGTGTGGAGTGGTATGAGAAGCGGTCGAAGGATTTGCTGATACCGGTGGTGCCGGATCCGACGACGGGGCAGAGTCTGGTGACGATGAATGCGGGCCGGATGCGGGTTCGGGGGGTGGATGTGCAGTTGATGACGGCCTTGCTGCGGGGCAAAACTGAATTGCGCATTGACTGGTTGCTGAACTGGAACAAGAGTTTGATTACGGAGTATCCGTTGAGCAGTACGGTGGGCAATACCCTGGTGGGGATGGAGCAGACCATCAACCCGAGGGCGGGTTTTCCGGCCTACGGAGTGTACAGTTATGTGATGACGGGATTGGATGCTGCGACGGGCAATCCGGTGGGGCGGCTGGATGGTATGGCGAGTCAGCAGTATGGCACGATTATCAGCAGCACGGTGTCGGACTCTTTGTGGTTTCATGGGAGTTCGAGGCCTGATTTTTTCGGGTCGGTGCGACCGTCGGTTGGCCGTGGAGGCTGGAAGCTTTCTGTGAATGTATTGTGGAAGTGGGGGCATTATTACCGGAACCGGTCGGTGCATTATCAAAACCTGTTTGCCAGTTGGGTGACGCATGCCGACTGGGCGAAGCGCTGGCAGCAGCCGGGAGATGAGTTGCGGACGCAGGTGCCCTCGATGCTTTATCCGAACAGCAGTTTGCGGGATAATTTTTACAGCAACAGTACGGTACTGGTGGAGCGGGCCAATAGCATACGGTTGCAGGATGTGCAGGTGAGTTATGATTTGCCGAAACGCTGGTGTAAGCGGCTGCAGTTGCAGCAGTGCAACTGGTATGGACTATGGCAGCCGGGGATATTGTTGTACAAGGCCAATAGCCGGGGTGTGGATCCGGAATGGCCGGATGGATTGCGGCAGCCGTTGGCGTGGACGGTGGGGTTGAGGGTTGGGATGTAG
- a CDS encoding RagB/SusD family nutrient uptake outer membrane protein encodes MQQHKILILLLVGGLLTGCEKFLDERPDKTATVPVTVQDAQALLDNVTIVNSNWMWATHLYSDDVQVSSSAYAAVTNEAARQNYVWGDAADNAAQWMACYRRVYQANTVLAMIDRMPVADTAQMAVRDVRGQALFLRALSYYRLAQLFAVPYQTGMADNGFGLPLVLTEDIGAGYVRSSIASTYEQMVKDVTAAVWLLPERARFLTRASKPAAWALLARVALQMGDMVLAAKASAAGLEMQGSLLDYATLNASATVPFQRFNTEVLYHSTMSAGISNNVSRVDTGLYKLYAADDLRKGLYWQRQPDGLYNFKGNYDGQVSGVYFDGLTTGELYLIRAESALALGDRAGALGALNQLLEKRWKRSSWVPLDIQDPGQLAERIRLERRLELAYRGLRWPDIRRYWQTGVWKEGLRRQLDNNEYVLKPDSKRVTALLPMVVVAMGGVVQNER; translated from the coding sequence ATGCAACAACATAAAATACTGATATTGCTATTGGTTGGCGGGCTGCTGACGGGCTGCGAAAAGTTTTTGGATGAGCGGCCGGATAAGACGGCGACGGTGCCGGTGACGGTGCAGGATGCACAGGCGCTGCTGGACAATGTGACGATTGTGAACAGCAACTGGATGTGGGCGACGCATTTGTACAGTGATGATGTGCAGGTAAGCAGTAGTGCTTATGCTGCTGTAACGAATGAGGCTGCCCGGCAGAATTATGTATGGGGAGATGCTGCGGACAATGCAGCGCAGTGGATGGCTTGTTACCGGCGGGTATATCAGGCGAATACGGTATTGGCGATGATTGACCGGATGCCGGTGGCAGATACGGCACAAATGGCTGTACGTGATGTGCGGGGGCAGGCGTTGTTTTTGCGGGCCCTGAGTTATTACCGGTTGGCGCAGTTGTTTGCGGTGCCCTATCAAACAGGAATGGCGGACAACGGATTTGGATTGCCGCTGGTATTGACAGAAGATATTGGTGCGGGGTATGTAAGGAGCAGTATTGCCAGTACGTATGAGCAGATGGTAAAGGATGTGACGGCGGCGGTGTGGTTGCTGCCGGAGCGGGCCCGTTTTTTGACGAGGGCTTCAAAGCCTGCGGCATGGGCATTACTGGCGAGGGTGGCATTGCAGATGGGGGATATGGTATTGGCGGCGAAAGCATCGGCAGCGGGGTTGGAGATGCAGGGGAGCTTGTTGGATTATGCTACACTGAATGCATCGGCGACGGTGCCTTTTCAGCGGTTCAATACGGAAGTGTTGTATCACAGTACGATGTCGGCTGGTATATCGAACAATGTATCGAGGGTAGATACGGGATTGTACAAATTGTATGCTGCAGACGATTTGCGGAAGGGGTTGTACTGGCAGCGGCAGCCGGATGGACTGTACAATTTCAAGGGCAATTACGACGGCCAGGTGAGTGGCGTGTATTTTGACGGGCTGACGACAGGGGAGTTGTACCTGATACGGGCAGAGTCGGCACTGGCATTGGGGGACAGGGCAGGTGCATTGGGGGCATTGAACCAGTTGCTGGAGAAGCGTTGGAAGCGCAGCAGTTGGGTGCCGCTGGATATACAGGATCCGGGGCAGCTGGCGGAGCGTATCCGGTTGGAAAGAAGGCTGGAGCTGGCATACCGGGGCTTGCGTTGGCCGGATATCCGGCGGTATTGGCAAACGGGTGTATGGAAAGAAGGATTGCGCCGTCAATTGGACAATAACGAGTATGTATTGAAGCCTGATAGCAAGCGGGTGACGGCATTGTTGCCCATGGTAGTTGTAGCTATGGGCGGGGTTGTGCAGAATGAGCGTTGA